One genomic region from Thermoleptolyngbya sichuanensis A183 encodes:
- a CDS encoding signal peptidase II, with the protein MLRAKTFMTETRARNRWAWIIGLAGGVLGFLIQVLIRKAFEEQLLSKTLPLIPGVFHLTYLKNPGAAFSFFDSNLTSWTLWLRLISMGIIAVVTLLFSRFRKEMILPLQVGLGLLLAGGISNTVEQILYGDIAIYLDWRSPPLPIFNLADIAVRLGSFVTNISILYWLLSTLIRRFR; encoded by the coding sequence ATGCTGCGGGCAAAAACTTTCATGACAGAAACTAGGGCTAGAAATCGCTGGGCCTGGATCATTGGGCTGGCTGGCGGCGTGTTGGGATTTTTAATTCAAGTCCTCATACGCAAGGCTTTTGAGGAGCAGCTTCTATCCAAAACCCTGCCGCTCATACCAGGAGTTTTCCATCTCACTTATCTGAAAAATCCTGGTGCTGCTTTCTCATTTTTTGATTCAAACTTGACTTCCTGGACACTCTGGCTACGACTGATTTCAATGGGAATCATTGCTGTCGTAACGCTGCTATTTAGCAGATTTAGAAAAGAGATGATTCTGCCCCTGCAAGTGGGATTAGGACTACTGCTAGCTGGGGGGATCAGCAACACGGTCGAGCAAATTTTATACGGCGACATTGCGATCTACTTAGATTGGCGATCGCCCCCGCTTCCTATTTTCAACTTAGCAGATATAGCCGTCAGGCTGGGAAGTTTTGTTACAAACATTTCCATCCTGTATTGGCTACTTTCAACCCTCATCCGACGATTCCGCTAG
- a CDS encoding YbaY family lipoprotein, translating into MKKTIFSRWAGVGLGVMLLGQGVAGALPRATLAQAGEAWYNCLTREVFTPEKRAWCDRLNIALNASYSVPSLGEQPQVGVITFENGRFEDPNRRLNAVLSRQQGQIAFGDLDGNGQQDAVMIMAVNTGGSGIFVYLAPLLNLDGAIESPMLAGLGDRIQVNRVRILDDGLISVNMIIQGPNDPQCCPTQEVTQFYRVIDGSVVQVPPSGETLPALPGASTLPDGTTLSFFQTPGYAVRLFSRNGAMRMNLFNRQTGRLELNGVPVTATTDADGTTYAYEGALSARVCRGNSGTQSLTVNGMVQQSSLVTGTVTYLPRIALPPNALIEVSLADVSRADAPARILATQTIESNGRQVPFAFALPYDPAQIDSRYTYAVQARITIDGQLRFINTTRTSVITNGSPTEGIEIVVDPVQR; encoded by the coding sequence ATGAAGAAGACTATATTTTCCCGATGGGCAGGTGTGGGATTGGGCGTGATGCTGCTCGGTCAGGGCGTTGCGGGGGCGCTGCCGAGGGCGACGCTGGCCCAGGCAGGCGAAGCGTGGTATAACTGCCTGACCCGCGAAGTGTTTACGCCAGAAAAACGGGCCTGGTGCGATCGCCTCAATATCGCCCTCAACGCCAGCTACAGCGTCCCCAGCCTGGGCGAACAGCCGCAGGTCGGCGTGATTACCTTTGAAAATGGGCGGTTTGAAGATCCGAATCGGCGGCTGAATGCGGTGCTGTCGCGGCAGCAGGGACAGATCGCATTTGGCGACCTGGATGGCAACGGCCAGCAAGATGCCGTGATGATCATGGCAGTGAATACGGGCGGCTCCGGCATTTTCGTTTACCTCGCGCCGCTGCTGAACCTGGACGGGGCGATCGAGTCGCCGATGCTGGCGGGGCTGGGCGATCGCATCCAGGTCAACCGTGTCCGCATTCTGGACGACGGGCTAATCAGCGTCAACATGATTATTCAAGGCCCCAACGATCCCCAGTGCTGTCCGACGCAGGAAGTCACGCAGTTTTATCGCGTCATCGACGGTTCTGTGGTGCAAGTGCCGCCCTCTGGTGAAACGCTGCCCGCCCTCCCAGGCGCATCGACACTCCCCGACGGCACCACGCTTTCCTTCTTCCAAACACCGGGTTACGCCGTGCGCCTGTTCAGCCGCAATGGCGCAATGCGGATGAACCTGTTCAATCGGCAAACGGGACGGCTAGAGCTAAACGGCGTTCCCGTCACGGCCACAACTGATGCAGACGGCACGACCTACGCCTACGAGGGAGCGCTTTCTGCACGGGTCTGTCGCGGCAATTCAGGAACCCAATCGCTTACGGTAAACGGTATGGTGCAACAGTCATCGCTCGTCACGGGTACGGTTACCTATCTGCCGCGAATTGCGCTGCCGCCCAACGCGCTGATCGAAGTGTCGCTGGCGGATGTCAGCCGCGCCGACGCACCCGCCCGCATCTTGGCCACGCAGACGATCGAGTCCAACGGTCGCCAAGTCCCCTTTGCCTTCGCGCTACCCTATGACCCAGCGCAGATCGACAGCCGCTACACCTACGCGGTGCAGGCCCGAATCACGATAGACGGGCAGTTGCGATTTATCAACACCACGCGCACCAGCGTTATTACCAACGGCAGCCCGACAGAGGGCATTGAAATCGTGGTCGATCCAGTGCAGCGTTAG
- a CDS encoding MarR family winged helix-turn-helix transcriptional regulator, protein MEQDRLDHILMQWQRESPQLNAAPLAVVGRVLRIARLLEKHRETVLAAYGLNVWSFDVLATLRRQGPPYQLKPTDLYSLLMLSSGAVTNRIDRLEQDGIVARLRDPGDRRGVIVQLTDKGIRLSDQVMPVLFEKEQALLAQFATEQECETLVRLLRQFLVCLERSLDG, encoded by the coding sequence ATGGAGCAAGACCGTCTCGATCACATTCTGATGCAGTGGCAGCGAGAATCGCCCCAGCTTAACGCCGCGCCGCTGGCCGTGGTGGGGCGTGTGCTGCGAATTGCCCGTCTGCTGGAAAAACACCGAGAAACGGTGCTGGCTGCGTATGGGCTAAACGTGTGGTCGTTTGACGTGCTGGCCACGCTGCGCCGACAGGGCCCGCCCTATCAGCTCAAGCCGACCGATTTGTACAGTCTACTGATGCTGTCGTCGGGGGCAGTCACCAACCGCATTGATCGGCTAGAGCAAGACGGCATCGTGGCGCGGCTGCGCGATCCGGGCGATCGCCGGGGTGTGATTGTCCAGCTTACCGACAAGGGCATCCGGCTTTCCGATCAGGTCATGCCCGTGCTGTTTGAAAAAGAGCAGGCATTACTGGCGCAGTTTGCCACAGAGCAAGAGTGCGAGACGCTGGTTCGACTCTTGCGACAGTTTCTTGTATGTCTGGAGCGATCGCTCGATGGATGA
- a CDS encoding lipocalin-like domain-containing protein, producing MDDPNPLVGTWMLVAIRAIAPDGSINPEAYGPSPVGRLTYTADGHMTVLFAQGDRPPLSHTPASPFQLEAVPRPERAQAFSSFSAYAGTYTLAGNTVTHHVAIASIPNRTGTDLVRILSLEGDRLTLKTPPSANSTHVELIWQRLS from the coding sequence ATGGATGACCCCAATCCGCTGGTGGGCACTTGGATGCTCGTTGCGATTCGGGCGATCGCCCCGGACGGCAGCATTAACCCCGAAGCCTACGGCCCCTCTCCCGTCGGTCGCCTAACCTACACCGCCGATGGCCACATGACGGTTCTATTTGCCCAGGGCGATCGCCCGCCGTTGAGCCATACTCCCGCTTCCCCCTTCCAGCTAGAGGCCGTGCCCAGGCCAGAACGCGCCCAGGCGTTTTCTAGCTTCAGCGCCTACGCCGGAACCTACACGCTGGCAGGCAACACCGTCACGCATCATGTGGCGATCGCCTCCATTCCCAACCGCACTGGCACAGACTTGGTACGAATCCTTTCGCTGGAGGGCGATCGCCTCACGCTGAAAACGCCGCCCAGCGCAAACTCCACGCACGTTGAGCTAATCTGGCAGCGACTTTCATAG
- a CDS encoding KGK domain-containing protein has protein sequence MTAFNDDDVLSFRDGTVRVATLRHVLDVALSSKLPDALADSLTTQKALFGGDRQFRSSKAWMRQDRNWFQDGIDCEVLQLGSAGWQQGKLRLRVTVEFVPNELTAQPVYTDYAETPEFIDLPLLPDETKASLGNAYRQGHHGHRNGHQNDYGNGHLNGNGHQNGNAYTNGAGL, from the coding sequence ATGACGGCATTCAATGATGATGATGTGTTGTCATTTCGAGACGGCACTGTTCGAGTCGCTACGTTACGCCATGTTCTAGATGTCGCACTCAGTTCCAAGCTGCCCGATGCGCTGGCAGATTCGCTAACGACGCAAAAAGCCCTATTCGGGGGCGATCGCCAGTTTCGCAGCAGCAAAGCCTGGATGCGTCAGGATCGCAACTGGTTTCAAGACGGCATTGATTGTGAAGTCTTGCAGCTTGGCTCGGCAGGCTGGCAGCAGGGCAAACTGCGGCTGCGGGTGACGGTCGAATTTGTGCCCAACGAACTCACGGCCCAGCCCGTCTACACCGACTACGCCGAAACGCCCGAATTCATTGACTTGCCGCTGCTGCCCGACGAGACAAAGGCCAGCCTTGGGAACGCCTATCGTCAGGGTCATCATGGTCATCGAAATGGTCATCAAAACGACTACGGGAACGGCCACCTGAACGGCAATGGTCATCAAAACGGCAATGCCTACACGAATGGAGCGGGTCTCTAA
- a CDS encoding methyltransferase family protein has product MKPLTDWGFSREDWWQGKKGEYWVILQAVLLLGLLILPTVPVPRLVIEPPLRYGLWAIAALCALTAAIFLGKGLLDLGQSLTPLPYPREDGQLVQTGVYRIVRHPIYSGVIFAVLAIALYRLSGTHLLAALVFFIFFNAKAAKEEAWLQEKYPDYVEYKTRVKRLIPWLY; this is encoded by the coding sequence ATGAAACCACTCACCGACTGGGGATTTAGCCGCGAGGACTGGTGGCAAGGCAAAAAGGGCGAATATTGGGTCATCTTGCAGGCGGTGCTGCTGCTGGGGCTGCTGATTTTGCCAACCGTGCCTGTGCCAAGGCTGGTGATTGAGCCGCCCTTGCGTTATGGGCTGTGGGCGATCGCCGCTCTGTGTGCGCTCACTGCCGCTATATTTTTGGGCAAAGGGCTGCTGGACTTGGGCCAAAGCCTGACCCCGCTGCCCTACCCGCGAGAGGATGGGCAACTGGTGCAAACGGGTGTGTACCGCATTGTGCGCCATCCCATCTACAGCGGCGTGATTTTTGCTGTGCTGGCGATCGCTCTCTATCGGCTCAGTGGGACGCACCTGCTGGCGGCGCTGGTCTTCTTTATCTTTTTTAACGCCAAGGCCGCAAAAGAAGAGGCCTGGCTCCAGGAAAAGTATCCCGACTACGTTGAGTATAAAACCCGCGTCAAGCGCCTGATTCCCTGGCTCTACTAG
- a CDS encoding YkvA family protein — MARGFSEQGFWQSLQRAAVYAGREVVEKALTLYFAAQRPETPVWAKTVIYSALAYFILPADAIPDFVLLTGYVDDLGTLAAALGAVAMAITPEVKAAAKQKVTDWFGDGTEVSSGSAPEGDAIREIVIE; from the coding sequence ATGGCGCGTGGGTTTTCGGAACAGGGATTTTGGCAATCGCTCCAACGAGCAGCAGTGTATGCGGGGCGCGAGGTCGTGGAAAAGGCGCTGACGCTCTACTTTGCAGCTCAGCGACCCGAAACCCCCGTCTGGGCAAAAACCGTGATTTACTCAGCGCTGGCTTATTTTATTCTGCCCGCAGACGCAATTCCCGATTTTGTGCTGCTGACAGGTTATGTAGACGACCTGGGCACGCTGGCGGCAGCGCTGGGCGCAGTGGCAATGGCGATCACACCCGAAGTTAAAGCAGCCGCGAAGCAAAAAGTGACCGACTGGTTTGGCGACGGCACCGAGGTAAGCAGCGGTAGCGCTCCAGAAGGCGACGCAATTCGTGAGATTGTAATTGAGTAG
- a CDS encoding cytochrome c biogenesis protein: MSLNSATPSSWKDLPRQYFQRELLPLLADLRLAIVLLLAIALFSISGTVIEQGQSLAFYQENYPESPALFGFLTWKVILAAGLDHVYRTWWFLALLILFGSSLIACTFTRQFPTLKAAQKWSYYSQLRQFEKLAMSAEVDAATLDGLEPLLRRKGYRLFREGDRLYARKGLVGRIGPIIVHASMILVLLGSIWGAMTGFFAQEMIPSGETFTIQNIFDAGPWAAPQIPKDWSVRVNRFWIDYTPEGNIDQFYSDLSVLDAAGQEVKRKTIHVNEPLRYRGVTLYQADWAIAAVRVQINNSPILQIPMGQLDTGGAGRLWGTWLPTKPDLSEGVSLIAKDLKGTVLVYDQDGQLISTVRAGMATEVNGVRLTIAELVGSTGLQIKADPGIPIVYTGFGLLMISVLMSYVSHSQVWALQQGKTLYVGGRTNRAQVAFEREVLDMLDALSAAPHPATAEA, translated from the coding sequence ATGTCTCTAAACTCCGCCACGCCTTCTTCCTGGAAAGACCTGCCCCGCCAATACTTTCAGCGGGAGCTGCTGCCGCTGCTGGCGGACTTGCGACTGGCAATTGTGCTTTTGCTGGCGATCGCCCTCTTCAGCATCTCCGGCACGGTGATCGAGCAGGGGCAATCGCTGGCGTTTTATCAAGAAAACTATCCCGAAAGCCCGGCCCTGTTTGGCTTTTTGACCTGGAAGGTGATTTTGGCGGCAGGGCTGGATCACGTCTATCGCACCTGGTGGTTTCTGGCGCTGCTGATTCTCTTCGGCTCCAGCCTGATCGCCTGCACCTTTACCCGCCAGTTTCCCACCCTCAAGGCGGCGCAAAAGTGGAGCTACTATAGCCAACTGCGCCAGTTTGAGAAGCTGGCCATGAGCGCCGAAGTAGATGCCGCAACGCTCGACGGGCTAGAGCCACTGCTGCGACGCAAGGGCTATCGGCTGTTTCGCGAGGGCGATCGCCTCTATGCGCGGAAGGGCCTTGTCGGACGCATCGGGCCGATCATCGTCCATGCCAGCATGATTCTGGTGCTACTGGGGTCGATTTGGGGCGCAATGACGGGCTTTTTTGCCCAGGAGATGATTCCCAGCGGCGAAACCTTCACCATTCAAAATATCTTCGATGCGGGCCCCTGGGCAGCGCCGCAAATTCCCAAGGATTGGTCTGTGCGCGTGAATCGCTTTTGGATCGACTACACGCCAGAGGGCAACATTGACCAGTTTTATTCCGACCTGTCGGTGCTGGATGCTGCTGGGCAGGAAGTGAAGCGCAAGACCATCCACGTCAATGAGCCGCTGCGCTACAGGGGCGTGACGCTGTATCAAGCGGATTGGGCGATCGCCGCCGTGCGCGTGCAGATCAACAACAGCCCGATTTTGCAAATCCCAATGGGGCAACTCGATACGGGCGGCGCGGGTCGCCTCTGGGGAACCTGGCTTCCCACCAAGCCCGACCTCAGCGAAGGCGTATCGCTGATCGCTAAAGACCTGAAGGGAACGGTACTGGTATACGACCAGGACGGGCAACTGATTTCCACCGTGCGGGCGGGCATGGCGACCGAAGTCAACGGCGTGCGGCTGACCATTGCCGAACTGGTGGGCAGCACGGGGCTACAAATCAAAGCCGATCCAGGCATTCCCATCGTCTACACGGGCTTTGGGCTACTGATGATCAGCGTCCTGATGAGCTATGTATCGCACTCGCAGGTGTGGGCATTGCAGCAGGGCAAAACGCTCTATGTCGGCGGTCGCACCAACCGTGCCCAAGTTGCCTTCGAGCGGGAGGTTTTGGACATGCTGGATGCCCTCAGCGCCGCTCCCCACCCTGCAACAGCGGAGGCTTAG
- the nadC gene encoding carboxylating nicotinate-nucleotide diphosphorylase produces MQHSELLPPSPGSAIALLPPTVLLDRLLQDWLLEDIGRGDRTTQSLFPKGAPQGQAQWVVKEAGVVAGLPMAARVFYLLNPAVQFKALAQDGEWCDRGRVIAQIIGPLDALLTGERVALNLAMRLSGIATLTSKYVAQIADLPAQLVDTRKTTPGLRVLEKYAVQAGGAVNHRLGLDDGVMIKDNHIAAAGSIAAAIAQTRARIPYPLTVEVETETLEQVAEALEHGADIIMLDNMPVEQMREAVRMIRRTNPHIKIEASGNITLETIRAIAETGVDYLSSSAPITRSSWLDLSMRIQTPDPTR; encoded by the coding sequence ATGCAGCACTCTGAACTGCTCCCTCCTAGCCCAGGCAGCGCGATCGCCCTCCTGCCGCCTACCGTGTTGCTCGATCGGCTGCTGCAAGACTGGCTCCTAGAAGACATTGGGCGGGGCGATCGCACAACGCAATCCCTATTTCCCAAGGGCGCTCCCCAGGGCCAGGCGCAGTGGGTCGTCAAAGAGGCGGGCGTGGTGGCGGGGCTGCCGATGGCGGCGCGAGTATTTTACTTACTCAATCCAGCCGTGCAGTTCAAGGCGCTGGCGCAGGATGGCGAGTGGTGCGATCGCGGTCGCGTCATCGCCCAAATCATCGGCCCGCTGGATGCCCTGCTGACGGGGGAGCGCGTGGCGCTGAACCTGGCCATGCGGCTGAGCGGCATTGCCACCCTGACGAGCAAATACGTCGCTCAAATTGCCGACCTGCCCGCCCAACTGGTAGACACCCGCAAAACCACGCCCGGCCTGCGAGTATTGGAAAAATACGCAGTGCAGGCAGGCGGCGCGGTGAACCATCGCCTGGGGCTGGACGATGGCGTGATGATCAAAGATAACCACATTGCGGCAGCAGGGAGCATTGCAGCGGCGATCGCCCAGACGCGGGCCCGCATTCCTTATCCGCTGACGGTGGAAGTGGAAACCGAAACCCTGGAGCAGGTTGCCGAAGCCCTCGAACATGGCGCAGACATTATCATGCTAGACAACATGCCCGTAGAACAGATGAGGGAGGCAGTGCGGATGATTCGCCGCACGAACCCGCACATCAAAATCGAAGCATCGGGCAACATTACCTTGGAGACGATCCGGGCGATCGCCGAAACGGGCGTAGACTATCTTTCCAGCAGCGCCCCCATCACCCGCTCCTCCTGGCTGGACCTGAGTATGCGAATCCAGACCCCTGACCCGACCCGCTAG
- a CDS encoding DUF4870 domain-containing protein, translating into MQSSDNSDKRRILSALCHGSIFINALVVSIGIPIAILLVSDDPVVKENAKEAINFHINMWLWWLVVGVLSIVLVGFLLFPILGLVNLILPILAIFACLSNPETRYRYPFILRLV; encoded by the coding sequence ATGCAAAGCTCAGATAATTCAGACAAGCGAAGAATTCTTTCGGCCCTGTGTCATGGGTCGATTTTTATCAACGCCCTAGTTGTTTCTATCGGTATTCCCATCGCCATCCTGCTCGTTTCAGACGATCCAGTGGTCAAAGAGAATGCGAAAGAAGCCATCAACTTCCACATCAATATGTGGCTATGGTGGCTAGTTGTGGGGGTGCTTTCTATCGTTTTGGTCGGCTTTCTCCTGTTCCCGATCCTGGGGCTGGTCAACCTGATTCTGCCCATTCTGGCAATTTTCGCCTGCCTTAGCAATCCCGAAACGCGCTACCGCTACCCGTTCATCCTCCGCCTAGTGTAA
- a CDS encoding sulfotransferase family 2 domain-containing protein: protein MLVSHGHQFIYTKTLKTASTSVEAYFEPFCVEEGAANLARVREESVSAAGIVGYRGPGKPEGCRWWNHMPAAQIREQLGEDLWTRYFKFCVIRNPYEKAISAFYFGRSHAPSAPDSPSSDAAAFEHWLMTHGPPIDRNKYLIDGQFCLDEVIRYESLAADLERICAKLGVPWNPEALPQLKTGTRPKVAIAHALYTNKSRQLVEAAYAFELDYFGYQFPDA, encoded by the coding sequence ATGCTGGTTAGCCACGGTCACCAATTTATCTACACGAAAACGCTGAAGACGGCGAGTACCTCTGTGGAGGCTTACTTTGAGCCGTTTTGTGTAGAAGAGGGTGCGGCAAACCTGGCCCGCGTGCGTGAGGAATCGGTATCGGCGGCGGGCATTGTGGGCTATCGCGGGCCGGGCAAGCCAGAAGGCTGCCGCTGGTGGAACCACATGCCCGCCGCCCAGATTCGGGAACAGTTGGGCGAAGACCTCTGGACGCGCTATTTCAAGTTTTGCGTCATTCGCAATCCTTACGAAAAGGCGATTTCAGCCTTTTACTTTGGGCGATCGCACGCGCCCTCTGCACCCGATTCGCCCAGCAGCGATGCCGCCGCCTTTGAGCATTGGCTGATGACGCACGGCCCGCCCATCGACCGCAACAAGTATTTGATCGACGGACAGTTTTGTCTGGATGAGGTGATTCGCTACGAGTCTCTGGCGGCAGACCTGGAGCGCATCTGCGCCAAGCTGGGAGTGCCGTGGAATCCGGAGGCGCTGCCCCAACTCAAAACGGGAACTCGACCCAAAGTGGCGATCGCCCACGCTCTCTATACCAACAAATCCCGGCAACTGGTGGAAGCCGCCTACGCCTTTGAGCTAGATTACTTCGGCTACCAGTTTCCAGACGCTTGA
- the devC gene encoding ABC transporter permease DevC → MRTPLALLNLTAEKTRFVVAIAGVAFAVILVFMNLGFLGSLAETAAIIYSRINADIFLVSPQALEITSTKPFPIQRIYQAAGVPGVRRVMPLYVGYLQWRNVETRQSRAMFVYGINPNDSVFTMPEMQTPENQAALRRFDTVLIDTLSRPEYGPQTVGTVTEADGRRATIGGQFTLGGGFAADGTLIMSDQNFRRYFDPFPLNRINLGLIQVDEGADPLQVSDRLREILPKDVMVFTQQQIIERDRDYWIGATSTGFIFGMGVAVSCIVGTVIVYQILYTEISDHLKQYATLKAMGYSNRFLFTTVIQESVILAVLGYIPGFIISLMLYELTIRATAGGLPVRMDLERAVLVLGLTVMMCALSGLVSVNKAITADPADVF, encoded by the coding sequence ATGCGTACCCCCCTCGCTCTGCTGAATCTGACTGCTGAAAAGACGCGATTTGTGGTGGCGATCGCCGGAGTCGCGTTTGCGGTCATTTTGGTGTTCATGAACCTGGGTTTTTTGGGTTCGCTAGCGGAGACGGCTGCAATCATCTACAGCCGCATCAATGCCGACATTTTTTTAGTGTCGCCCCAAGCGTTAGAGATTACCTCGACCAAGCCCTTTCCTATTCAGCGAATTTATCAAGCAGCGGGGGTGCCGGGGGTGCGGCGCGTGATGCCGCTGTATGTGGGCTATCTGCAATGGCGCAATGTGGAAACGCGCCAGAGTCGCGCCATGTTTGTCTACGGAATTAACCCGAATGATTCGGTGTTTACGATGCCGGAGATGCAAACGCCGGAAAACCAGGCGGCGCTGCGGCGATTTGATACGGTGCTGATCGACACGCTCTCGCGGCCGGAGTATGGCCCGCAGACGGTGGGGACAGTCACCGAGGCGGATGGACGCAGGGCGACAATTGGCGGGCAGTTTACGCTGGGCGGCGGCTTTGCAGCAGACGGGACGCTGATCATGAGCGACCAAAACTTTCGGCGTTACTTCGATCCGTTTCCGCTCAACCGAATTAATCTGGGCTTGATTCAGGTCGATGAGGGTGCTGATCCGCTGCAAGTGAGCGATCGCCTCCGGGAAATCTTGCCCAAGGACGTGATGGTGTTCACTCAGCAGCAAATCATCGAGCGCGATCGCGACTATTGGATTGGCGCAACCTCGACGGGCTTTATCTTTGGCATGGGCGTGGCGGTGTCTTGCATTGTGGGTACGGTGATTGTGTACCAGATCCTCTACACGGAAATTTCGGATCATCTGAAGCAATACGCAACGCTCAAGGCGATGGGCTACAGCAATCGTTTTTTGTTTACCACGGTCATTCAGGAATCGGTGATTCTGGCCGTGCTGGGCTACATTCCAGGATTTATCATTTCTCTGATGCTGTATGAGCTAACCATCCGAGCAACGGCAGGAGGTCTGCCCGTTCGCATGGATCTGGAGCGGGCGGTGCTGGTGCTGGGGCTAACGGTGATGATGTGTGCGCTGTCTGGGCTGGTGTCGGTGAATAAGGCGATTACTGCTGACCCGGCGGACGTGTTTTAG
- a CDS encoding efflux RND transporter periplasmic adaptor subunit: MVSEKRKVGQRGWGWAIAAGVAALGLLGLGVAQIVASRRAAFEAELTEVPAPTRVEVVALGRLEPRGEVVRVGGPTGERIQRLEVRQGDIVQTGTVLAYLESYDERRAQRDVAAAQLAEAEQRLRATTTFAQAQVREAQSQAERIQSPAQFELQAQQALVRELEADLAQKNQDLRRFEDLYAQGAISQQERDRQRSTARQSEEKLNNARANLVRLEADLQASLRSAQATVQAQEANLPLSQVQVAVESARQNLNLAEAQLERTIIRAPQAGRILRILTLAGETIGQDGSVLDMGDTSQMFVVAEVYETDVGLVRVGQPAMITSRNGAFDETLSGRVAEIGWQVFKNNVLDDDPAANADARVVEVKVQLDDGRPVEALTNLQVDVRIDVR, encoded by the coding sequence ATGGTGAGTGAAAAGCGCAAGGTAGGACAGCGCGGCTGGGGCTGGGCGATCGCCGCTGGCGTTGCGGCTTTGGGGCTGCTGGGGTTAGGCGTGGCCCAGATCGTCGCTTCCCGTCGTGCCGCGTTTGAGGCAGAGCTAACCGAAGTGCCCGCCCCTACGCGAGTCGAAGTGGTGGCGCTGGGACGGCTGGAGCCACGGGGTGAAGTGGTGCGTGTGGGCGGGCCCACGGGCGAACGGATTCAGCGGCTGGAGGTGCGCCAGGGGGATATTGTGCAAACGGGCACGGTGCTAGCCTATCTGGAAAGCTATGACGAGCGGCGGGCCCAGCGGGATGTGGCGGCGGCCCAGCTTGCCGAAGCCGAACAGCGCCTGCGGGCGACGACCACTTTTGCCCAGGCCCAGGTGCGCGAGGCTCAATCCCAGGCAGAGCGGATTCAAAGCCCGGCCCAGTTTGAACTCCAGGCACAGCAGGCGCTGGTGCGGGAGCTAGAGGCAGATTTGGCGCAGAAAAACCAGGATTTGCGCCGATTTGAAGATCTGTACGCGCAGGGAGCGATTTCTCAGCAGGAGCGCGATCGCCAGCGTAGCACCGCCCGCCAGTCCGAAGAAAAGCTCAACAATGCCAGAGCCAACCTGGTGCGCCTAGAGGCTGACCTACAAGCCTCGCTGCGGAGCGCCCAGGCGACTGTGCAGGCCCAGGAAGCGAACCTGCCCCTGAGCCAGGTGCAGGTCGCCGTCGAATCGGCCCGCCAAAACCTGAACCTGGCCGAAGCGCAGCTAGAGCGCACCATTATTCGCGCTCCCCAGGCCGGGCGCATTTTACGAATTCTCACTCTGGCTGGTGAGACAATCGGGCAAGACGGCAGCGTGCTGGATATGGGCGACACCAGCCAGATGTTTGTTGTGGCAGAGGTCTATGAAACCGACGTGGGACTGGTTCGGGTTGGGCAACCCGCCATGATCACCAGCCGCAATGGAGCCTTTGATGAAACGCTGTCGGGCAGGGTGGCAGAAATCGGCTGGCAGGTCTTCAAAAACAACGTGCTGGACGATGACCCGGCCGCCAATGCCGATGCCCGCGTGGTGGAGGTGAAGGTGCAACTGGACGACGGCCGCCCCGTGGAAGCGCTGACAAATTTGCAGGTTGATGTGCGGATTGATGTGAGATGA